From Granulicella sp. WH15, the proteins below share one genomic window:
- a CDS encoding MBL fold metallo-hydrolase yields MIDGPTLFIEYAGLRILTDPTFDPPQVYTMGDEKLTKFNGPAVDPDSLLPVDVVLLSHDHHMDNLDQAGRAFLPKAKRVITTASGSKRLGGGTIGLHPWEKSSIPLPGGGNLTITGTPARHGPTGIEPIIGDVIGFVLSVDGNPDIYITGDTVWYEGLEPVAQRFDVGLAVLHAGAAQPRGPFNVTMNTNDAIETASRFKGAKITSVHNYGWSHFIQSREDLQKAFKVVGNDRLLTLEPGTPLDLTL; encoded by the coding sequence TTGATCGACGGCCCCACGCTGTTCATCGAGTACGCTGGCCTCCGAATCCTTACGGATCCCACGTTCGATCCGCCACAGGTTTACACGATGGGAGACGAAAAGCTCACGAAGTTCAATGGCCCTGCGGTGGATCCGGATTCGCTGTTGCCGGTTGACGTGGTCCTCCTCAGCCACGATCACCATATGGACAACTTGGATCAGGCTGGACGCGCTTTCCTTCCAAAGGCGAAACGCGTCATCACCACAGCTAGTGGATCTAAGAGGCTCGGCGGCGGGACCATTGGACTTCATCCATGGGAAAAGTCCTCGATTCCTCTACCAGGGGGCGGGAACCTCACGATCACTGGAACACCTGCGCGGCATGGCCCAACTGGAATCGAGCCGATCATCGGCGACGTGATAGGGTTCGTACTTTCTGTCGATGGAAATCCTGACATCTACATAACTGGAGACACGGTTTGGTATGAGGGCCTCGAACCTGTGGCACAGAGGTTTGACGTAGGGCTGGCTGTACTGCACGCAGGAGCGGCTCAACCTCGAGGTCCGTTCAATGTAACTATGAACACCAATGACGCCATCGAAACGGCAAGTCGCTTCAAAGGCGCCAAGATCACTTCGGTGCACAACTACGGTTGGAGCCATTTTATTCAGAGCCGCGAAGATCTTCAGAAGGCCTTCAAGGTTGTTGGAAACGATCGGCTGTTGACTTTGGAGCCGGGTACCCCCCTGGATTTGACGCTCTGA
- a CDS encoding LysR family transcriptional regulator — protein sequence MVLPEIRLLQAAIAVAEELHFSRAADRLNMSQSTLSKQILKLEHDIGFRLFEHNHQAAELTDAGRVFIPEAREVVAHAERAILSARAIADGPVEVLNIGKSSYTDPLFVSTLLAIHLPLFPEMKVKLWSNYSNDSAQRVIAGTLDLALITGVPHKPKLSNMTIANNPYYIVMSMDDALASHKEVRLEQMNSRNWMLLGQHANAYLYDLIQSVASDNGVHPSDLYHFTSPEEASELVREHRGLAFLPRASAWRISRDGLTMRPLMEDRLRLVTSLAVRVDSKSRLVNEFVKAAGKKFGSVGQRAQGRLPLTG from the coding sequence ATGGTCCTACCGGAGATTCGCTTGCTTCAGGCTGCGATTGCGGTCGCGGAAGAACTCCATTTCTCGCGCGCCGCAGATCGGCTAAATATGAGCCAGTCGACGCTGAGTAAGCAAATTCTTAAGCTTGAACATGACATCGGCTTCCGGCTCTTTGAGCACAATCATCAGGCCGCGGAACTCACGGATGCGGGGCGCGTATTCATACCCGAGGCACGTGAGGTCGTTGCTCACGCGGAACGAGCGATATTGTCAGCCAGAGCTATCGCCGATGGCCCTGTCGAAGTTCTCAATATTGGTAAGTCTTCGTACACAGACCCTCTCTTTGTTTCGACTCTTCTGGCTATTCATCTACCGCTCTTCCCAGAGATGAAGGTGAAGCTGTGGAGCAACTACTCAAATGATTCGGCGCAGCGAGTCATTGCGGGTACTCTTGATCTTGCCTTGATCACAGGCGTGCCTCACAAGCCGAAGCTCAGCAACATGACCATTGCAAATAATCCGTACTACATTGTCATGTCCATGGACGACGCTCTTGCATCGCATAAGGAAGTTCGCCTGGAACAGATGAACAGTCGGAACTGGATGCTTCTCGGACAACACGCAAATGCTTATCTTTATGACTTGATACAGTCAGTCGCATCCGATAACGGAGTGCATCCATCGGACCTCTACCACTTCACGAGTCCAGAAGAAGCATCTGAGTTGGTTCGTGAACATAGAGGGTTGGCATTCCTTCCACGGGCTTCAGCGTGGAGAATCTCCCGCGATGGCCTCACCATGCGTCCACTAATGGAAGACCGGCTTCGTCTCGTCACGAGCCTTGCAGTGCGCGTCGACAGCAAGTCCCGCTTGGTAAATGAGTTTGTCAAAGCTGCGGGCAAGAAATTTGGCAGCGTGGGTCAGAGAGCGCAAGGCAGGCTTCCACTAACGGGCTGA
- a CDS encoding site-specific integrase: MSRLQQGSLLKLKRKSGPDVWVFRWYEETNGVRTYRKRTLGTVARYPHLRDAEKAADALRNTINSEFEVPETVSELVTHYRKHELTEEKKAYATIEANTLYLANHIVPKWGTTYLQDVRTVDVELWLHTLTFAPGTRSKIRNIMSAVFNHAIRHEWMDRNPITKVRVSAKRLREPDVLSPAEIASLIAVLDLRERAMVMLAGSTGLRRSELVALTWADIDLELMQVNVRRSCVRNHFGDTKTEASRKPVPLHPSVVKCLDLWRKESPYPGETDFLFPSTRLKGKKPLSPDTLLKKVIRPALKRARIENKAIGWHSFRHSLATNLRSAGVDLKTAQELLRHANSRITLDVYTRAISATKREANNRVMEMVFEAGEKALSAPSSAPSKGAKGEMKKGADRSSTLVSTLKGGS; this comes from the coding sequence ATGAGCCGTTTACAACAAGGAAGCCTCTTGAAGCTGAAGCGCAAATCCGGTCCCGATGTGTGGGTGTTCCGTTGGTACGAAGAGACCAACGGCGTCCGCACGTATCGGAAGCGGACCCTCGGTACAGTAGCCCGCTATCCGCATCTCCGAGATGCGGAGAAAGCAGCCGATGCGCTTCGCAACACAATCAACTCAGAGTTCGAGGTACCGGAGACCGTATCCGAACTCGTAACCCACTACCGCAAACACGAACTGACCGAGGAGAAGAAGGCCTATGCCACCATCGAGGCAAATACTCTCTATCTTGCGAATCACATTGTCCCAAAATGGGGAACAACGTATCTGCAGGATGTCCGCACCGTAGATGTGGAGTTGTGGCTGCATACGTTGACGTTTGCCCCAGGAACACGGAGCAAAATCCGCAACATCATGTCAGCAGTCTTCAATCACGCTATCCGGCATGAATGGATGGATCGGAACCCAATCACGAAAGTGAGAGTTTCAGCCAAGCGGTTGCGAGAGCCCGACGTGCTCTCTCCGGCAGAGATCGCTTCGCTCATCGCCGTGCTCGACCTTCGGGAGCGTGCGATGGTGATGCTTGCCGGGAGTACCGGCCTGCGGAGATCGGAGTTGGTCGCCCTCACTTGGGCAGACATCGACCTCGAACTCATGCAGGTGAATGTACGCCGTTCTTGTGTGCGTAATCACTTCGGCGACACGAAGACTGAAGCAAGCCGCAAGCCGGTTCCGCTTCATCCGTCGGTCGTGAAGTGCCTCGACCTCTGGCGGAAGGAATCGCCTTATCCAGGCGAGACCGACTTTCTCTTTCCATCGACTCGGCTCAAGGGAAAGAAGCCTCTGTCTCCCGATACCTTGCTGAAGAAAGTCATTCGCCCCGCGCTAAAGCGAGCACGGATCGAAAACAAGGCCATCGGTTGGCACAGCTTCCGTCACTCTCTGGCGACGAACCTGAGATCGGCAGGCGTAGACCTCAAGACGGCGCAGGAACTTCTGCGTCATGCCAACTCGCGGATCACGCTCGACGTTTACACGCGAGCCATATCCGCGACGAAGCGTGAGGCCAACAATCGAGTAATGGAGATGGTCTTCGAAGCGGGAGAGAAGGCACTTTCAGCACCCTCTTCAGCACCCTCGAAGGGTGCAAAGGGGGAAATGAAAAAAGGTGCGGATCGCTCCAGCACCCTCGTCAGCACCCTCAAAGGAGGATCGTGA